A region of Coccinella septempunctata chromosome 5, icCocSept1.1, whole genome shotgun sequence DNA encodes the following proteins:
- the LOC123312824 gene encoding mucin-5AC isoform X1 has translation MAWSRSDMVCLNLLVFFLIPVIYAAPLSELGSDNLGYYPVSDQTGCYYNFQHYDEGDRIFTNEPCLNCTCHNKMLMCYLRVCPFVKAYGDNCRVEKRADLCCPIITCPEVPVPLIPSNETQSTDDTALGRPENYGCTINGLFYADGVRIPGDPDKPCELCYCIKNKTACVMQECTLKIHGCTPVYHKDICCPIRYNCDRPGLEGPTDSEGGLVFTTTTTTTTTTTTTTTAAPTTTEAPSSCIYNEQVYQDGERLEKNENDKPCETCYCMKGHIVCAVQECAPTPLEKINCTALPPVEGECCPSMYECDNISGDLSTTAPSSETDSGKEIYGIPMVPVGSEVVSEVDTSSESDSNVESSTNPHKEPEPEGTTARLAQADLSTEGQEHSSETPEIPEDGVTTSKHDEENVPTISSESQVTTNEPQEGKGSQVQYETTTSVIKPTEKQDEAITTATLQHSTEGENTSSDDTADGDEEESHETPTTRKNTEAVSSEATTISQVSEEHSTSPSTEKQDEVYDNNAKQTTTTEGYSTYKSTSEPISYSTGENSEDSSSEVTTLRQNLQETTEVSSAEATTHSSNAQSASEEVSPEATTEAKFPNTDDDTAPTTLSQVGEEDMDKITEAPQIQAHISDLEKESDKSTSVPEAESSSSHPEDSSTERHTEDSTKYEDKIETDSTTSPKITTDTSEQSGKVTESSQNEQSPEINSTESPIERKTTLGEEATTQSIKSGENTETAFTKDTSEDNKEHETITENISEVFSSTDSQSNEKTTIPEEEHPKETTEASSESEILNNGDESMGSTTVISMEAPTPKTPVQVADRIPEIPSAETTIGVEDKVVTESVQTIENEQSPSSESSLPTIREETTEKDASVNESFSTESLKDQSGKSTTEIAPKNPEKQDVDRFQGTEKPQESSTNSPTEEESTTPKETQEITEGKLSTSTENLSEVTSDNSKENVPNVVTEKSIEGESNHSEPQETFEIYEASTTPEIETTEYHIPEKSSSEIPTSPEASGGQTTMQPSILVESSTGSQSTSNEEPISTTGSEADADVATEKSTAASTESTETQKPRTSSTTLGYELDKNSAQITTESIAQSETTEERLVPGEGSCLVDGITYENNAHIEPINQCQVSCKCINSIVKCESITCDPPAADLQNCMAVYPGPDSCCPIYNCATPGDQSMESGSQKKEHEIQGSPVVTETSASETTETSFITTSSSSVDDEKESSTDLIQGSHNDITTIKSKVSELTEEPVQESTTLPSKESESSSTGEQASVESSEKETDESLTESSTGDDNLNQTSGDDKESDIKEGESSTSSSRGTSDEVTIYIGGSPSTDASDYDGSSTSKQEIFTESVTEPEVASEDKISRTTTIETSEGATSTETPQQELSGTQKNEEENTSSSTQQSIPVEDDKVSIKPNQPSDGEALTDKTTRPEETSERVVEDDNKEDTTVSGEEKPFTSRPSIEQQSTEITASEKLNEAEITTQRSGYTTLNEISSQGETSTEKQLTEGQTPFTSPTIVDDHKVSEKVPNGDMNEPYTSKPSVEQNEVSPSNTADLDDAAIYDGDDFEEEEHVETSSTKQQPVEEVVSVSSPATPASEEPSFIVTEKQNPEEEIKGIDEVSGEETTEPEHVTIPDDTKPEMPENDNLVTEAPSEPSSPDEKLETTTQHIQRTTVSSEKDSTSEKEAHGGTLKPVSELESSSHVNDLDSGVENTSSDLPKEISTETLHSTEKQVIENQDTSTESAESTTDIKDKNSIEVSTVPAHTEKDTVSSISEDLKTTTVAPKEIVTEHSEEISTSAPSEELSVDQENKDTTEKSVETTESMVGKVTVGTVDESVSSSSSEGISGEVTTATTKETSTENESLGQVTKETPETSSESNESFPTSRKPESEENNVSIEINEDRPTTQKFLEITETSSTEPEHHVTEVSEQKPVVSDKVSGDADSQNPTESSEPIDALDKQITESPQGAVSSSTEIQQQEKIDSTSTEQGSTQKPESSSETVEEVTSKASEVTPEQSSTEKSESSSGSVEEVTSKATEVTPDQGSTEKSEATSESIEEVTSKASEVTPEQGSTEKSESTSESIEEVTSKASDVTPDQGSTEKSESSSESVEEVTSKASEVTPDQGSTEKSESSSESVEEVTSKASEVTPDQGSTEKSESSSESVEEVTSKASEVTPDQGSTEKSESSESVEEVTSKASEVTPEQGSTEKSESSSGSIEEVTSKPTEAIPEQGSAEKSESSSESVEEVTSKPSEVTPEQGSTEKSEATSESIEEVTSKASEVTPDQGSTEKSESSSESVEEVTSKPSEVTPEQGSTEKSEATSESIEEVTSKASEVTPDQGSTEKSESSSESVEEVTSKLSEVTTHQSVGEYHPTESLPDDSSEKDTTLEQTTDQHIPESTNFDKKPDQTTTPRSSESTESIVSSQEDEKEISTTENNNLPTEAEQNEIDKQDSKVTTTEKVSEATEAIDEPSQHSTESERKKEDLSTTPKQSETTESGVLVDKETTSTASEQDIHQTTGTPEEDVSTQESSEEKTTVGKSASSTTHKYSTEVVEQESTESSVDKNSEHGSDDLVKYSTELPKLETTVTSIVEQETKKTTEKSVDSTEPSEGEQEGNEPSTESAKHESTESSSVESLENEGTELTEEKNKVTTQKSLESTAITQSTEKPGHESQEALSESTSDLTTLSPVPVKDGGSESVTSSSEDLSTIASHSSEEPTTKAGTTEKSVISEQSTERVESVETETEKIEPQETTVSPLSELTSSPIEENKPTTAVPTEHAENGDSSPTTIPNEIVTSPKSVYKEPETTTEEKIEESSSVTDQEALPSPTETGSHISSESSTQIPKEETTLKSEEFTDGFIKSSTEVVTETNRDVTTSTTEKIELTTEDNVSEDIKTEKAEILSSEKEKDVFSPIDESFSVTESKGTEAVSPTTEATVDKESDHAVQISTSDENDKLTTIKVSEPEATTTRANSESVVTEQNIVSTSSEGTTSEKPSVIDGKETVPAEETEKETTTEFVRKPIETEVTTSRDIPERETYRPSTLSHFIPTVTTTTTAEPEKLPSLPDYSEPDYEENGDEFGPGTCRYGGKVYVSAQQIPRDDPCDFCFCFRSDIICLQQSCPPPIRNCHQEPIRGFCCPRYECPVSMALSMNVTTTTTTTTTTLPPHFLSHAYKGKAVKAGCLIKGQAYQVGDLVPSASGPCLQCKCGGHGQMECNPVVCSPSPMLEQMLTVAATSKRRR, from the exons ATGGCGTGGTCTCGTTCAGATATGGTGTGTCTGAATCTACTTGTGTTTTTTCTGATTCCAGTGATATATGCAG CTCCCTTATCAGAGCTTGGATCGGATAATCTTGGATATTACCCAG TATCTGATCAAACAGGATGTTACTACAACTTTCAACACTATGACGAAGGGGACAGGATATTCACAAACGAACCATGTTTGAACTGTACCTGCCACAATAAAATGCTCATGTGCTATCTGAGAGTTTGCCCATTCGTTAAAGCTTATGGAGACAACTGTCGAGTGGAAAAACGTGCTGATTTGTGCTGTCCAATCATCACTTGCCCAGAAG TTCCAGTGCCTTTGATCCCGTCCAACGAAACACAAAGCACAGACGACACTGCTTTGGGTCGACCAGAAAATTACGGATGTACCATCAATGGTCTATTTTACGCTGATGGTGTCAGGATACCCGGGGATCCAGACAAGCCTTGCGAACTGTGTTACTGCATCAAGAATAAGACTGCATGTGTAATGCAAGAATGCACGCTGAAAATTCATGGCTGCACTCCTGTTTACCACAAAGACATCTGCTGCCCGATTCGTTACAACTGCG ATCGCCCTGGCCTTGAAGGACCCACGGATTCAGAAGGAGGATTGGTATTCACTACAACCACAaccacaacaacaacaacaacgacAACCACTACAGCGGCTCCCACAACAACAGAAGCGCCCTCGAGTTGTATTTACAACGAACAAGTATATCAAGACGGCGAACGATTAGAAAAGAACGAGAATGATAAACCATGTGAAACTTGTTATTGTATGAAAGGTCATATAGTTTGCGCCGTTCAAGAATGCGCCCCAACACCATTAGAGAAAATCAACTGCACTGCACTACCACCGGTTGAGGGAGAATGCTGTCCTTCGATGTACGAATGCGACAACATTTCAGGTGATCTATCCACGACTGCACCTTCTAGCGAAACAGATTCCGGGAAAGAAATTTATGGCATCCCAATGGTTCCTGTCGGCTCAGAAGTTGTTTCCGAAGTTGACACCAGCAGCGAATCAGATTCCAATGTAGAGTCTTCCACTAACCCTCACAAAGAACCGGAGCCGGAAGGAACAACTGCCCGCTTAGCTCAAGCAGATCTGTCCACCGAAGGTCAAGAACATTCATCTGAAACCCCCGAAATTCCCGAAGATGGCGTCACAACTTCTAAGCACGATGAAGAGAACGTTCCCACTATTTCTTCAGAATCTCAAGTCACGACAAATGAACCACAAGAAGGTAAAGGATCCCAAGTCCAGTATGAAACAACAACTTCGGTAATAAAACCAACCGAAAAGCAAGATGAAGCAATAACAACAGCTACATTGCAACACTCTACAGAAGGAGAGAATACTTCGTCAGACGATACTGCCGATGGTGACGAAGAAGAATCACATGAAACACCAACTACTAGAAAGAACACTGAAGCTGTAAGCTCAGAAGCAACAACGATCAGTCAAGTCAGTGAAGAGCATTCGACATCTCCTAGCACCGAAAAACAGGATGAAGTATACGATAATAACGCTAAGCAAACAACTACAACAGAAGGATATTCAACATATAAATCAACATCTGAACCAATCTCCTATTCCACAGGAGAGAACTCTGAAGATTCATCTAGTGAAGTAACAACCCTACGACAAAACCTCCAAGAAACCACCGAAGTAAGCTCTGCTGAAGCTACTACGCACTCATCAAACGCTCAAAGTGCCTCAGAAGAAGTTTCCCCTGAGGCTACAACGGAAGCTAAATTCCCTAACACTGACGATGACACAGCCCCCACTACACTGTCTCAAGTCGGAGAAGAAGATATGGATAAAATTACTGAAGCGCCTCAAATTCAAGCTCATATTTCAGATTTAGAGAAAGAATCCGATAAGTCAACATCTGTACCCGAAGCAGAATCAAGCTCATCTCACCCTGAAGATAGCAGTACAGAAAGACATACCGAGGATTCTACCAAATATGAAGATAAAATTGAAACTGACTCTACTACATCACCTAAAATCACTACAGATACATCTGAACAATCAGGAAAAGTGACTGAATCATCGCAGAATGAACAGTCACCTGAAATTAATAGTACTGAATCCCCAATCGAAAGGAAAACAACATTAGGCGAAGAAGCGACAACACAAAGCATTAAATCAGGGGAAAATACAGAAACCGCATTCACAAAAGATACATCAGAGGACAATAAGGAACACGAAACAATTACTGAGAACATAAGTGAAGTATTCAGTTCCACAGATTCACAATCGAATGAAAAGACAACAATTCCTGAGGAAGAACATCCTAAAGAAACAACTGAGGCATCAAGTGAGTCTGAAATATTGAACAATGGCGATGAATCTATGGGTTCGACTACTGTTATCAGTATGGAAGCTCCAACTCCAAAGACGCCGGTCCAGGTCGCTGATCGTATACCAGAAATTCCATCGGCAGAAACTACTATTGGAGTAGAAGATAAGGTTGTTACTGAATCTGTACAAACAATCGAAAATGAACAATCACCATCGAGCGAAAGTTCACTCCCAACAATCAGAGAAGAAACAACGGAAAAAGATGCATCGGTAAACGAATCCTTTTCAACGGAATCACTGAAAGATCAATCCGGTAAGTCAACAACAGAAATAGCaccgaaaaatcctgaaaaacagGATGTAGATAGATTCCAAGGAACAGAGAAGCCACAAGAATCTTCTACTAACAGTCCAACCGAAGAAGAGAGTACAACCCCGAAAGAAACACAGGAAATAACTGAAGGAAAACTATCAACCTCGACCGAAAACTTATCTGAAGTAACCAGTGACAATTCTAAAGAAAATGTCCCAAATGTTGTAACTGAGAAATCAATCGAAGGCGAATCGAATCATTCTGAACCTCAGGAAACTTTCGAAATCTATGAAGCGAGTACAACGCCTGAAATTGAAACTACAGAGTACCATATACCAGAAAAATCTTCCTCAGAAATTCCCACCTCACCTGAAGCTTCAGGTGGCCAGACAACGATGCAACCATCAATATTAGTAGAGAGCTCAACTGGTAGCCAATCTACCTCAAATGAGGAACCCATTTCGACTACTGGATCTGAGGCAGATGCAGATGTTGCAACTGAAAAATCAACAGCAGCTTCAACAGAATCTACGGAAACTCAAAAACCACGTACTTCTTCCACAACTTTGGGCTATGAATTAGATAAAAATTCTGCTCAGATAACTACTGAAAGTATTGCTCAATctgaaacaactgaagaacgtCTGGTTCCAGGAGAAGGCAGTTGTTTAGTCGATGGAATAACCTACGAGAACAATGCTCACATTGAACCAATTAACCAGTGCCAAGTATCCTGTAAGTGCATTAACTCTATCGTTAAATGTGAATCCATCACCTGCGATCCTCCTGCTGCCGATTTACAAAATTGTATGGCTGTCTATCCAGGACCTGATAGCTGTTGTCCTATATACAATTGTG CAACCCCTGGAGATCAGTCTATGGAATCCGGCAGTCAGAAGAAAGAACATGAAATTCAAGGATCTCCTGTGGTCACCGAAACATCGGCTTCCGAAACAACAGAAACAAGTTTCATAACTACAAGCTCTTCAAGTGTGGATGACGAGAAAGAAAGCTCAACTGACTTGATCCAAGGATCTCACAACGACATCACAACTATCAAATCCAAGGTGTCAGAGTTAACAGAAGAACCTGTCCAAGAATCAACCACTCTACCTTCTAAGGAATCTGAAAGTTCATCAACCGGCGAACAGGCATCAGTCGAGAGTAGTGAAAAAGAAACTGATGAAAGTCTGACGGAATCAAGTACAGGAGATGATAATTTGAATCAAACCAGTGGTGATGATAAGGAATCAGATATCAAAGAAGGTGAAAGTTCCACATCATCCAGCAGAGGCACATCAGATGAAGTAACCATATACATAGGCGGTTCACCCAGCACTGATGCTTCAGATTACGATGGCAGTTCCACATCTAAACaagaaatcttcactgaaagTGTTACGGAACCTGAAGTAGCATCAGAAGATAAGATTTCTCGCACTACCACCATTGAAACAAGTGAGGGCGCCACATCTACCGAAACTCCGCAACAAGAGTTATCAGGAACTCAAAAGAACGAAGAAGAAAATACATCATCTTCCACTCAACAATCAATCCCTGTAGAAGATGACAAGGTCAGCATAAAACCAAATCAACCTTCTGATGGAGAAGCATTGACAGATAAAACTACTCGTCCTGAAGAGACTTCTGAAAGAGTGGTAGAAGATGATAATAAAGAAGACACAACAGTTTCTGGAGAAGAGAAACCTTTTACCTCCAGACCAAGCATAGAGCAACAATCGACCGAAATTACTGcaagtgaaaaattgaacgaaGCAGAAATAACAACTCAAAGATCGGGTTACACAACTTTGAACGAAATATCTTCTCAAGGTGAAACCTCCACCGAAAAACAATTGACTGAGGGACAAACGCCCTTCACGTCGCCTACTATTGTTGACGACCATAAAGTATCAGAGAAAGTGCCAAATGGAGATATGAATGAACCCTATACAAGCAAGCCATCAGTGGAACAAAACGAGGTGAGCCCATCCAATACAGCAGATCTTGATGATGCGGCAATCTATGATGGCGATGATTTCGAAGAGGAGGAACATGTTGAAACTTCCAGTACGAAACAACAGCCTGTAGAGGAAGTGGTTTCTGTATCATCCCCTGCAACTCCAGCAAGCGAAGAGCCGAGTTTCATAGTAACAGAAAAACAAAATCCTGAAGAAGAAATCAAAGGAATTGACGAAGTGAGTGGAGAAGAAACTACTGAGCCCGAGCACGTTACAATTCCTGACGATACTAAGCCTGAAATGCCTGAAAATGATAATTTGGTAACGGAAGCTCCGAGTGAACCTTCAAGCCCTGATGAAAAACTTGAAACCACAACTCAACATATTCAGAGAACAACAGTTTCATCCGAAAAGGATTCAACCAGTGAGAAGGAAGCCCACGGAGGTACCCTTAAACCAGTTTCCGAGTTAGAGTCATCTTCTCACGTGAATGACTTGGATAGTGGTGTGGAGAACACCAGTAGTGATTTACCGAAAGAAATATCAACCGAAACGCTACATTCAACAGAGAAACAAGTGATTGAAAACCAAGATACCTCGACAGAATCTGCTGAAAGTACTACTGATATCAAAGACAAAAACTCCATTGAGGTCTCCACCGTACCCGCTCATACCGAAAAAGACACAGTTTCGAGTATCTCTGAAGACTTAAAAACGACCACAGTTGCACCGAAAGAAATAGTGACTGAACATTCGGAAGAAATTTCAACCTCTGCTCCTTCAGAAGAACTTAGTGTTGATCAAGAAAATAAAGATACTACTGAAAAATCTGTCGAGACAACAGAATCTATGGTTGGAAAGGTCACTGTAGGCACTGTAGATGAGAGTGTATCCTCATCTTCGTCTGAAGGAATCTCTGGAGAAGTCACCACGGCAACTACTAAAGAAACTTCAACTGAAAACGAATCTTTGGGACAAGTTACTAAAGAAACACCAGAAACATCTTCAGAATCTAATGAATCTTTCCCTACTTCGAGAAAACCTGAATCTGAAGAAAATAATGTATCTATCGAAATAAATGAGGATCGACCAACAACACAAAAATTCTTGGAAATAACTGAAACAAGTTCTACTGAACCTGAGCATCATGTGACTGAAGTTTCTGAGCAAAAACCAGTAGTTTCGGATAAAGTAAGTGGAGATGCAGATTCTCAGAATCCAACGGAGTCGAGTGAACCAATCGATGCGCTTGATAAACAAATCACTGAAAGTCCCCAAGGAGCAGTCAGTAGTTCTACAGAAATACAACAACAGGAAAAAATCGACTCCACATCAACTGAGCAAGGTTCAACTCAAAAACCAGAATCTTCATCAGAAACAGTTGAAGAAGTAACAAGTAAGGCATCAGAGGTTACTCCAGAGCAAAGTTCAACTGAAAAATCAGAATCATCATCAGGATCAGTTGAAGAAGTAACAAGTAAGGCAACAGAGGTTACTCCTGATCAAGGTTCaactgaaaaatctgaagcaacATCAGaatcaattgaagaagtaacaaGTAAGGCATCAGAGGTTACTCCAGAGCAAGGTTCAACTGAAAAATCTGAATCAACATCAGaatcaattgaagaagtaaCGAGTAAGGCATCAGACGTTACTCCTGATCAAGGTTCAACTGAAAAATCTGAATCATCATCAGAATCAGTTGAAGAAGTAACAAGTAAGGCATCAGAGGTTACTCCTGATCAAGGTTCAACTGAAAAATCTGAATCATCATCAGAATCAGTTGAAGAAGTAACAAGTAAGGCATCAGAGGTTACTCCTGATCAAGGTTCAACTGAAAAATCTGAATCATCATCAGAATCAGTTGAAGAAGTAACAAGTAAGGCATCAGAGGTTACTCCTGATCAAGGTTCAACTGAAAAATCTGAATCATCAGAATCAGTTGAAGAAGTAACAAGTAAGGCATCAGAGGTTACTCCAGAGCAAGGTTCAACTGAAAAATCTGAATCATCATCAGgatcaattgaagaagtaacaaGTAAGCCAACAGAGGCTATCCCTGAGCAAGGTTCAGCGGAAAAATCTGAATCATCATCAGAATCAGTTGAAGAAGTAACAAGTAAGCCGTCAGAGGTTACTCCAGAGCAAGGTTCaactgaaaaatctgaagcaacATCAGaatcaattgaagaagtaacaaGTAAGGCATCAGAGGTTACTCCTGATCAAGGTTCAACTGAAAAATCTGAATCATCATCAGAATCAGTTGAAGAAGTAACAAGTAAGCCGTCAGAGGTTACTCCAGAGCAAGGTTCaactgaaaaatctgaagcaacATCAGaatcaattgaagaagtaacaaGTAAGGCATCAGAGGTTACTCCCGATCAAGGTTCAACTGAAAAATCTGAATCATCATCAGAATCGGTTGAAGAAGTAACCAGTAAGTTATCAGAGGTTACTACTCACCAATCCGTAGGAGAGTATCACCCAACAGAATCATTACCTGACGATTCCTCAGAAAAGGACACGACATTGGAACAAACGACTGATCAACACATTCCTGAGTCAACTAATTTCGATAAAAAGCCGGACCAAACCACAACACCAAGATCATCTGAATCGACTGAATCTATTGTATCCAGCCAAGAAGATGAAAAAGAAATAAGCACGACTGAAAATAATAATCTACCGACTGAAGCTGAACAAAATGAGATCGATAAACAAGACAGTAAAGTCACAACTACTGAAAAAGTATCAGAGGCAACTGAAGCAATCGACGAACCATCCCAACATTCAACTGAATCTGAACGTAAGAAAGAGGATCTTAGCACCACCCCAAAACAATCGGAAACTACTGAATCTGGAGTATTAGTAGATAAGGAAACCACTTCGACAGCCTCCGAACAGGATATTCATCAAACGACCGGAACTCCTGAAGAGGATGTTAGTACACAAGAGTCTTCGGAAGAAAAAACAACAGTGGGTAAATCAGCAAGTTCAACAACCCATAAATATTCAACCGAAGTTGTTGAACAAGAATCGACAGAATCTTCTGTTGATAAAAATAGTGAACATGGGTCAGACGATCTCGTGAAATATTCAACCGAACTGCCCAAATTAGAAACAACTGTGACCTCGATTGTAGAACAGGAAACGAAGAAAACAACTGAAAAATCTGTTGACTCTACTGAACCttccgaaggagaacaggaaggAAATGAACCTTCGACAGAGTCTGCTAAACATGAATCAACTGAATCAAGTTCAGTTGAATCTCTTGAAAATGAAGGAACTGAgttgactgaagaaaaaaataaagtaACAACTCAAAAATCATTGGAATCAACAGCAATTACTCAGTCGACTGAAAAACCAGGACATGAATCACAGGAAGCTTTATCAGAATCTACCTCAGATCTAACGACGTTGTCGCCAGTACCAGTGAAAGACGGAGGGTCCGAATCAGTTACATCTAGTTCTGAAGATTTGTCGACTATAGCATCCCATTCATCAGAAGAACCTACTACCAAAGCTGGAACAACTGAAAAATCTGTGATCTCTGAACAATCAACTGAACGAGTGGAATCTGTGGAAACAGAAACCGAGAAAATAGAACCCCAAGAAACAACAGTTTCTCCGCTATCTGAACTCACTTCATcaccaatagaagaaaataaaCCCACAACAGCGGTGCCAACAGAACATGCAGAGAATGGCGATTCTTCTCCGACAACAATTCCAAACGAAATTGTGACTAGTCCAAAATCTGTGTATAAAGAACCCGAAACAActactgaagaaaaaattgaagaatctTCCTCGGTAACCGATCAAGAAGCATTACCAAGTCCAACAGAAACAGGTTCACATATTTCTTCAGAATCTTCAACGCAAATTCCAAAGGAAGAAACTACATTGAAATCTGAAGAATTCACTGATGGTTTCATCAAATCATCGACTGAAGTAGTAACAGAAACAAACAGAGATGTAACAACGTCTACaacagaaaaaattgaattgaccACAGAAGATAACGTTTCAGAAGATATTAAAACAGAAAAAGCTGAAATTCTCTCATCTGAAAAAGAGAAGGATGTTTTTAGTCCAATTGACGAATCTTTCAGTGTTACAGAGAGTAAAGGAACAGAAGCGGTTTCACCTACCACTGAGGCCACAGTTGACAAAGAATCTGACCATGCTGTTCAAATAAGTACCAGCGATGAGAACGATAAACTAACGACCATCAAGGTTTCTGAACCAGAAGCCACAACCACTCGTGCAAACTCAGAAAGTGTAGTCACCGAGCAAAATATAGTTTCAACATCTTCCGAAGGAACTACTTCAGAGAAACCTTCCGTTATTGACGGAAAAGAAACGGTACCTGCTGAAGAAACTGAGAAAGAAACAACAACAGAATTCGTCAGAAAACCAATTGAAACTGAAGTAACAACATCTAGAGATATTCCAGAACGGGAAACTTATCGACCATCAACACTTTCACATTTCATTCCTACCGTCACTACTACAACAACGGCCGAACCTGAGAAACTTCCAAGTCTTCCGGATTACTCTGAACCAGACTACGAAGAAAACGGAGATGAGTTTG